Proteins from a single region of Paenibacillus sp. BIHB 4019:
- a CDS encoding alpha/beta hydrolase-fold protein, producing MNPAYHYDVHLPAHAEAGQTFPVIFTLHGKGSNEANMHGLVAPLEDKFIIINIRGDLRLGAGYQYYELKSLGNPIRDIFDRAVQQLEGFIAYATEKYPIDASQRYLLGFSQGAILSMTLALKMGEQLKGIVALNGYVPEFVKHEYVLQSLENVSMFVSHGEFDSVFPIRIGHETADYFQALTPQLTFKTYPTDHGVSLENQRDFLAWLLENKGEQAQ from the coding sequence ATGAACCCCGCTTATCATTATGATGTTCACCTGCCAGCGCATGCGGAGGCAGGCCAAACTTTTCCTGTTATTTTTACCCTTCATGGGAAAGGCTCGAATGAGGCAAATATGCATGGGCTTGTAGCGCCTTTAGAGGACAAGTTCATCATCATTAACATCCGAGGCGACCTTAGGCTGGGCGCTGGCTACCAATATTATGAGCTGAAGAGCCTCGGCAATCCGATTCGGGACATTTTTGACCGGGCTGTGCAGCAGCTTGAAGGTTTTATTGCTTATGCAACGGAAAAATACCCGATCGATGCCAGCCAGCGTTATTTGCTTGGCTTCAGCCAAGGCGCGATTTTATCAATGACGCTTGCCCTTAAGATGGGGGAGCAGTTGAAAGGCATTGTTGCGTTGAACGGCTATGTGCCAGAGTTCGTCAAACACGAATATGTTTTGCAATCACTGGAGAACGTATCCATGTTTGTCTCGCATGGTGAATTTGATTCCGTATTTCCAATTCGAATTGGACATGAGACAGCGGATTATTTTCAAGCGCTGACGCCGCAATTGACCTTTAAGACTTATCCGACCGACCATGGCGTATCCTTAGAAAATCAACGGGATTTTCTTGCATGGCTACTTGAGAACAAGGGGGAACAAGCACAATGA
- a CDS encoding class III extradiol ring-cleavage dioxygenase, producing MMPAYFFAHGAPSIVLENNGYTSLLKSFKEQTPKPKAIVLFSAHWEQTVQTVGAASAYSTIYDFSGFQDELYQMTYPAEGKRQLSEDIQALFAEHGIPSVLDEERGLDHGAWAVLKLIYPDADIPVVALSVNRYLANEQQYEIGKALAALREQDVLIIGSGGTVHNLRKLNWQSEGIDEWAESFDNWLQSKLEAWDLPALFNYRELAPFAQEAVPTSEHFIPLLLAMGSGDKNRQATLLHRSFQYGNLSLSCWKFN from the coding sequence ATGATGCCAGCATACTTTTTTGCCCATGGCGCGCCATCCATTGTATTGGAGAACAATGGCTATACGTCTCTATTGAAAAGCTTTAAGGAGCAGACGCCAAAGCCGAAAGCGATTGTTCTTTTTTCTGCCCATTGGGAGCAGACGGTACAGACGGTGGGGGCTGCTTCAGCGTACAGCACGATTTATGATTTTTCCGGCTTTCAGGATGAGCTGTACCAGATGACGTACCCGGCGGAAGGCAAACGCCAGCTCAGTGAAGACATTCAAGCCTTGTTCGCTGAACATGGCATTCCAAGTGTGCTGGATGAGGAAAGAGGACTTGATCACGGCGCTTGGGCCGTACTCAAGCTGATTTATCCGGATGCGGATATTCCCGTCGTCGCGCTTTCGGTTAACCGTTATTTGGCCAATGAGCAGCAGTATGAGATCGGCAAGGCATTAGCTGCGCTTAGGGAGCAGGATGTGCTGATTATTGGAAGCGGCGGAACCGTCCATAATCTCAGAAAGCTGAATTGGCAGTCTGAAGGCATTGACGAATGGGCGGAATCATTCGATAATTGGCTGCAGAGCAAGCTTGAGGCATGGGATCTCCCGGCACTATTCAACTATAGGGAGCTGGCTCCCTTTGCGCAGGAGGCAGTGCCGACGAGCGAGCACTTTATCCCGCTCCTGCTGGCTATGGGCTCAGGTGATAAGAACCGTCAAGCAACGCTGCTTCACCGCAGCTTCCAGTACGGTAATTTAAGCTTAAGCTGTTGGAAGTTCAACTAG
- a CDS encoding pentapeptide repeat-containing protein, producing the protein MNKKKKTMAIEAPILPIELPVLEQTELQSHAFFEMGIIQDCVWDGQQARKVIFDKIIFKNVTFTETALNEVELTDVIFDKCDLSNADFSDAIIHRTVFKNCKMIGMNLTGATLRNMVWKDNLADYANFRMSDMKQVSFQDNSMGKSDFSFAKLQKLELFQCQIDQAQFSNTKLAGLDLSTCEFNGIAVAPRI; encoded by the coding sequence TTGAATAAAAAGAAGAAAACGATGGCGATTGAGGCACCGATCCTGCCGATTGAGCTTCCTGTGCTGGAGCAGACCGAGCTGCAATCTCATGCTTTTTTTGAAATGGGCATTATCCAGGATTGCGTATGGGATGGACAGCAGGCTCGCAAGGTGATTTTCGACAAAATTATTTTCAAAAATGTCACGTTTACCGAGACTGCGCTGAACGAGGTCGAATTGACGGATGTGATTTTCGACAAATGCGATTTGTCGAATGCCGATTTTAGCGATGCTATTATCCACCGTACGGTGTTCAAAAACTGCAAAATGATCGGGATGAACTTGACCGGAGCTACGCTGCGAAACATGGTCTGGAAGGACAATTTGGCCGATTACGCCAATTTCAGAATGTCTGATATGAAGCAGGTGTCCTTCCAGGACAACTCGATGGGCAAAAGCGATTTCAGCTTTGCAAAGCTGCAAAAACTGGAGCTTTTCCAATGCCAAATTGACCAAGCCCAATTTTCAAATACGAAGCTCGCTGGCCTTGATTTGAGCACCTGCGAATTTAATGGAATTGCCGTGGCCCCGAGGATTTGA
- a CDS encoding AraC family transcriptional regulator, whose amino-acid sequence MNEKLSHYLCGKFISEGNWSHMKRNALHYEIIMMLEGQMYIAEEEREYVVRPGDMLLLRPGMTHFGYRNSESPVSFYWVHYGTKAEQYRSYPTHVPIDGPSTINQLFKQLLHVSSFSAEEANAALLLLLNELTRTIDQQNHAPHAIVNNICRWIEAHLHLDINVRKIAEVFNFNKDYISKVVKREKGMGIKAYILTQRISRAKLKLLNTNLSVKEIAGECGFSDYKLFLRTFKHYEGMTPSDYRNILYSTPLNI is encoded by the coding sequence ATGAATGAAAAGCTGAGCCATTACTTATGCGGTAAATTCATATCCGAAGGCAACTGGTCGCACATGAAACGAAATGCGCTGCATTATGAAATCATTATGATGCTGGAAGGACAGATGTATATCGCTGAGGAAGAGCGGGAGTATGTCGTCCGTCCAGGTGATATGCTGCTGCTGCGGCCCGGCATGACTCATTTTGGCTATCGGAATAGCGAGTCGCCCGTCAGTTTTTATTGGGTGCATTACGGTACGAAGGCGGAGCAATATCGGAGCTATCCGACCCATGTGCCGATTGATGGCCCATCGACGATTAATCAGCTGTTTAAGCAGCTGCTGCATGTTTCTTCTTTTTCGGCGGAGGAGGCCAATGCCGCTCTATTGTTATTATTGAACGAGCTTACGCGGACGATTGACCAGCAAAATCATGCCCCGCACGCCATCGTCAACAACATTTGCAGGTGGATTGAAGCCCATTTGCATCTGGACATTAATGTCCGTAAAATTGCAGAGGTGTTCAACTTTAATAAGGATTATATTTCGAAGGTTGTGAAGCGGGAGAAAGGGATGGGCATTAAAGCTTATATTTTGACGCAGCGGATCAGCCGGGCGAAGCTGAAGCTTCTGAACACGAATTTGAGCGTAAAGGAAATTGCTGGCGAATGCGGCTTTTCCGATTATAAGCTGTTTCTGCGAACCTTCAAGCATTATGAGGGCATGACGCCGAGTGATTATCGCAATATTTTATACTCGACACCGCTCAATATTTAA
- a CDS encoding beta-L-arabinofuranosidase domain-containing protein, with the protein MAKINQGFVSQSDVLLLDGLFKTSQEVGERYLHALDIDRFLAPCYEAHGLAPKQPRYEGWEARTISGHSLGHYMSALAVTYQATGHEALKAKLDYAVSELAGIQAATGSGYVGGLVETPFIEAIKGTDIGGFSMNGYWVPWYSVHKIYQGLIDAYTLTGNEEALHVVKAFADWAVDGLSQMSEEQTQHMLECEHGGMNEVFAQLYGLTGQAVYMEAAVQFTHKAIISPLEQERDELQGKHANTQIPKVIGVAEMYEQNKDLTSYRTAAEFFWHTVVGRRSYVFGGSSLSEHFEAMDMESLGIKSAESCFTHNMLVLTQYLFSWEQNSAYMDYYENALYNHILGTQDPHTGNKTYFASTLPGHFKIYGTHDSAWWCCTGTGMENPGKYAEAIYFEKQDDLYVNLYMASELEWKAKGLVIRQETSFPYSDTVKLVIAEGTAEANLKLRVPSWLPCELVAVVNGERKYVENQAGYLTISGTWSKGDHIMVTLPLALRKYTAKDSASKIAFLYGPIVLAGRFGADGLPEDTIVDETALSMKTADVPVLWTESENLSDFIRLKDAETLTFEIAKEVTSDGKGAALVPFYALHHEFYTLYWNLNDEGDAFEKKLNKVTIDSVQPDGQQDEIGHQLQGNCLTSLYNGSFTDNQNKLHMWREAFGVSDAYFSYRLAVDGSNPNNLCVAYWGGDHFRFEHEGTAYNREFEVLVDGEIVGEQTIHCNKIGHIFYVTYEIAEPLTRGKDSVIVTFKAKSLASCAGRVAGVRTTSAVVSP; encoded by the coding sequence ATGGCAAAAATAAATCAAGGCTTCGTCAGCCAAAGCGACGTTTTGCTGCTGGACGGCCTCTTTAAAACGTCACAGGAAGTTGGCGAGCGTTATCTGCACGCGCTTGATATCGACCGTTTTCTCGCTCCATGTTATGAGGCGCATGGCTTGGCGCCCAAGCAGCCGCGGTACGAAGGCTGGGAAGCCAGAACGATTAGCGGGCATTCGCTCGGGCATTATATGTCGGCACTTGCCGTCACCTATCAGGCAACGGGCCATGAGGCGCTAAAAGCGAAGCTGGATTATGCCGTATCGGAGCTTGCAGGCATTCAAGCGGCGACCGGCAGCGGATATGTTGGCGGCTTGGTCGAAACCCCTTTTATCGAAGCGATTAAAGGCACGGACATTGGCGGTTTTAGCATGAACGGGTATTGGGTTCCGTGGTACAGCGTGCATAAAATTTATCAAGGCTTAATCGATGCGTACACGCTGACGGGGAATGAGGAGGCGCTGCACGTTGTCAAAGCCTTTGCCGATTGGGCAGTAGATGGACTCTCGCAAATGTCGGAGGAGCAGACGCAGCATATGCTGGAATGCGAGCATGGCGGCATGAATGAAGTGTTTGCGCAGCTGTATGGCCTCACGGGACAAGCTGTTTATATGGAAGCAGCGGTTCAATTTACGCATAAAGCCATCATTTCGCCGCTGGAGCAGGAACGGGACGAGCTGCAGGGCAAGCATGCCAATACGCAAATTCCGAAGGTCATTGGTGTGGCCGAAATGTATGAGCAGAACAAAGATTTAACAAGCTATCGCACAGCTGCGGAATTTTTCTGGCATACGGTGGTCGGCAGACGCTCTTATGTTTTTGGCGGAAGCAGCCTCTCGGAGCATTTTGAAGCGATGGATATGGAAAGCTTGGGCATTAAATCGGCAGAGTCGTGTTTTACACATAACATGCTTGTGCTGACCCAATATTTGTTTAGCTGGGAGCAAAATAGCGCGTATATGGATTATTATGAAAACGCCTTATACAATCACATCCTCGGCACGCAGGACCCGCATACGGGAAATAAAACTTATTTTGCCTCGACGCTGCCGGGCCATTTCAAAATTTACGGCACCCACGATTCCGCTTGGTGGTGCTGTACCGGAACGGGCATGGAAAACCCGGGCAAATATGCCGAGGCGATTTATTTTGAAAAGCAGGATGATCTGTATGTGAATTTATATATGGCCTCCGAGCTCGAATGGAAAGCCAAGGGGCTGGTCATCAGGCAGGAAACAAGCTTTCCGTATTCAGACACCGTGAAGCTTGTTATTGCCGAGGGAACGGCAGAGGCTAATCTTAAGCTGCGCGTCCCATCCTGGCTGCCTTGTGAACTGGTGGCGGTCGTCAACGGCGAGCGCAAATATGTTGAAAACCAAGCCGGATACTTGACCATCAGCGGGACATGGAGCAAGGGGGATCATATTATGGTCACGCTGCCGCTGGCACTGAGAAAGTACACCGCCAAAGATAGCGCAAGCAAAATCGCCTTTCTTTATGGACCAATCGTGCTTGCGGGAAGGTTTGGCGCTGATGGCCTTCCGGAGGATACGATCGTCGATGAGACCGCATTAAGCATGAAGACGGCGGATGTGCCTGTGCTTTGGACGGAAAGTGAGAACCTGTCTGACTTCATCAGGCTGAAGGATGCCGAAACGCTGACATTTGAAATAGCGAAGGAAGTGACCTCCGATGGGAAGGGGGCAGCACTCGTGCCTTTCTACGCGCTGCATCATGAATTTTATACGCTGTATTGGAATTTGAATGACGAAGGCGATGCTTTTGAGAAGAAGCTGAATAAGGTGACTATCGATAGCGTACAGCCGGACGGGCAGCAGGATGAAATCGGTCATCAGCTTCAAGGCAACTGCTTAACGAGTTTATATAACGGGTCGTTTACGGATAATCAGAACAAGCTGCATATGTGGAGAGAAGCGTTTGGTGTCAGCGATGCATACTTCAGCTACCGGCTGGCAGTTGATGGATCGAACCCCAATAATCTTTGCGTAGCTTATTGGGGCGGCGATCATTTCCGCTTCGAGCATGAAGGTACGGCATATAACCGCGAGTTTGAGGTGCTGGTGGATGGCGAGATCGTCGGAGAGCAGACGATTCATTGCAACAAAATCGGCCATATTTTTTATGTAACCTATGAAATAGCAGAGCCGCTCACACGAGGGAAGGATAGTGTCATTGTCACCTTTAAGGCTAAGTCGCTTGCGAGCTGTGCGGGGCGTGTTGCCGGCGTTAGAACAACTAGCGCGGTAGTCAGTCCATAA
- a CDS encoding NADP-dependent oxidoreductase, producing MNETLNNQMIVLAARPEGMPTEQHFAMKDAKVEQPAEGQVVVRSLYLSVDPYMRGRMNDSKSYIPPFALGEPIVGGVVGEIVESKSEQFAVGDKVLGMLGWKLYNVVDAASVRKVDDQMAPLPAYLSVLGLTGLTAYFGLLDIGQPKAGETVVVSGAAGAVGMIVGQIAKLKGARVVGIAGTDEKTSYLKQELGFDETINYKTVGDLGKALEAACPNGVDVYFDNVGGDISDQVLLLLNTHARIPLCGAISSYNSKSGDIGPRIQTQLIKTRSLIKGFVLGDYADRTAEGIQALGQWLGEGKLKYEETIVEGFDKVPQAFLQLFEGKNMGKMLVKIP from the coding sequence ATGAACGAAACTTTAAATAATCAGATGATCGTGTTGGCAGCACGGCCTGAGGGAATGCCGACAGAGCAGCATTTCGCGATGAAGGACGCTAAGGTGGAGCAACCGGCGGAAGGGCAGGTTGTCGTCCGCAGCCTGTATTTATCGGTTGATCCCTATATGCGGGGACGGATGAATGACAGCAAGTCATATATTCCTCCATTTGCTTTAGGCGAGCCGATTGTCGGCGGTGTTGTAGGCGAAATTGTCGAATCGAAATCCGAGCAGTTTGCTGTTGGAGACAAGGTCCTCGGCATGCTGGGCTGGAAGCTGTACAATGTCGTGGATGCTGCCAGCGTTCGCAAGGTAGATGATCAAATGGCGCCATTGCCCGCTTATTTGAGCGTTTTGGGCCTTACAGGGCTGACTGCTTATTTCGGCTTGCTGGATATTGGACAGCCTAAGGCAGGAGAAACCGTCGTCGTATCTGGCGCAGCAGGCGCAGTCGGCATGATTGTCGGGCAAATTGCGAAGCTCAAGGGCGCTCGTGTCGTCGGTATTGCAGGAACGGACGAGAAAACCAGCTATTTGAAGCAGGAGCTTGGCTTCGATGAGACGATTAACTATAAGACGGTCGGCGATTTGGGCAAAGCGCTGGAAGCGGCATGTCCGAATGGAGTCGACGTTTATTTTGACAATGTCGGCGGCGACATTTCCGATCAGGTGCTGCTGCTGCTGAACACGCATGCGCGCATTCCGCTATGTGGAGCTATTTCCTCATACAATAGCAAATCGGGTGACATTGGCCCCCGGATACAGACGCAGCTGATCAAGACACGTTCGCTTATTAAAGGCTTTGTGCTGGGCGACTATGCCGACCGTACGGCTGAAGGCATTCAGGCGCTAGGACAGTGGCTCGGAGAAGGCAAGCTGAAATACGAGGAGACGATTGTCGAAGGCTTCGACAAAGTGCCTCAAGCGTTTCTGCAACTGTTTGAAGGCAAAAATATGGGGAAAATGCTGGTTAAAATTCCTTAG
- a CDS encoding aldo/keto reductase — translation MQTVTLNNGVQMPIIGFGVYQVPDAEQCENAVYEALKAGYRLIDTAAGYLNEEAVGRAIKRSGVPRKELFITTKLWVQDAGHESTKLAFAKSLNRLQLDYLDLYLIHQPFGDYYGSWRAMEDLYREGKIKAIGVSNFLPDRLMDLIVHNEIVPAVNQIETHPFYQQFESAAFMKEQGVQHQSWAPFAEGLGNMFGNEVLTLIAEKYNKSVAQVILRWLVQRGVVVIPKSVRKERIVENFDIFDFELSADDSKQISMLDTRESLFQSYHDPQVAKFLGTLRVDI, via the coding sequence ATGCAAACTGTAACATTGAACAATGGTGTTCAAATGCCGATCATCGGCTTTGGTGTCTACCAAGTTCCCGATGCTGAACAATGCGAGAACGCCGTCTACGAAGCGCTGAAGGCCGGTTACCGCCTAATCGACACCGCCGCCGGTTATTTGAACGAGGAAGCGGTTGGACGCGCAATCAAGCGCAGCGGCGTACCGCGTAAGGAGCTGTTCATCACGACCAAGCTCTGGGTTCAGGATGCCGGCCACGAGAGCACCAAGCTGGCGTTTGCCAAATCCTTGAATAGGCTGCAGCTCGACTATCTCGATCTATACCTTATTCACCAGCCGTTCGGCGATTATTACGGTTCTTGGCGCGCGATGGAGGACCTGTACCGCGAAGGTAAAATTAAGGCTATCGGTGTCAGCAACTTCCTGCCCGACCGTCTGATGGACCTCATTGTCCATAACGAAATCGTGCCCGCCGTCAACCAGATCGAAACGCACCCGTTCTACCAGCAGTTCGAGAGTGCCGCTTTTATGAAAGAGCAGGGAGTGCAGCACCAATCGTGGGCGCCGTTCGCTGAAGGACTGGGCAACATGTTCGGCAACGAAGTGCTGACCTTAATCGCGGAAAAATACAACAAGTCCGTCGCTCAGGTTATACTGCGCTGGCTTGTTCAACGTGGAGTTGTTGTTATTCCAAAATCGGTGCGCAAAGAGCGGATCGTCGAAAACTTCGACATTTTTGATTTTGAGCTGAGCGCGGACGATAGCAAGCAAATTTCCATGCTCGATACGCGGGAAAGTCTTTTCCAATCGTACCACGATCCGCAAGTCGCCAAGTTTCTGGGCACATTGAGAGTCGATATTTAA
- a CDS encoding MerR family transcriptional regulator, whose protein sequence is MHTVKEAALITGLTEHAVRFYTDKGLVPSVQRNENNIRLFDAESINWLYGVKCLKQSGMPIEVIKMYVDLCIEGDSTIPQRCEIMMEHREAALVQLEEAKRRVEHLEEKAALYQAIMEQRTPDTTNPANWEKIRHQHCDVFYSPAASRGGKQ, encoded by the coding sequence ATGCATACGGTCAAAGAAGCTGCCCTGATAACGGGGCTCACCGAGCATGCTGTGCGCTTTTATACCGATAAAGGGTTGGTGCCAAGCGTGCAGCGCAATGAGAATAATATCCGGCTGTTCGACGCAGAATCCATCAACTGGCTGTACGGCGTCAAATGCCTCAAGCAATCCGGGATGCCGATTGAGGTCATTAAAATGTACGTCGATCTATGTATTGAAGGGGATTCGACCATACCGCAACGCTGCGAAATAATGATGGAGCATAGAGAAGCGGCGCTCGTTCAGCTCGAAGAAGCCAAACGGCGTGTTGAACATTTAGAAGAGAAAGCCGCTCTGTATCAGGCTATTATGGAGCAGCGCACTCCGGACACGACCAATCCCGCCAACTGGGAAAAAATCAGGCATCAACATTGCGACGTGTTTTATTCGCCCGCTGCTTCACGAGGGGGCAAACAGTGA
- a CDS encoding SDR family oxidoreductase: protein MKALFIGGTGTISSAITKQLVESGCELYLLNRGTRNADLPAGVHSIKADINNEEQVAELIADLSFDVVADFIAFRPEQLERDYRLFQGKTKQFMFISSASAYQTPLSDYRITEGTPLSNPYWEYSRNKIACEEYLTKQYREQGFPITIVRPSHTYDERSIPLGVHGNNGSWQVARRMLENKPVIIHGDGTSLWTMTHNSDFAKGFIGLMGNIHAIGESVHITSDESVTWNQIYETIADALGVKLNAVHVSSDFLAAGSKYDFRGGLLGDKANSVVFDNAKLKRLVPEFVATTRLDQGIKQTVAHILANPEHQKEDEEFDLWCDKVVSALAAAEKALAE from the coding sequence ATGAAAGCGCTATTTATTGGAGGAACGGGCACGATTAGTTCTGCCATTACGAAGCAGTTAGTAGAGAGTGGATGCGAGCTTTATCTTTTGAACCGGGGAACTAGAAATGCAGATTTGCCGGCAGGTGTACATAGCATCAAAGCCGATATTAATAATGAGGAGCAGGTAGCTGAGCTTATTGCTGATCTGTCATTTGATGTTGTAGCGGATTTTATCGCCTTCAGACCAGAGCAGCTGGAGCGGGATTACCGCTTATTCCAGGGCAAAACGAAGCAGTTTATGTTCATTAGCTCGGCTTCAGCCTACCAGACGCCGCTGTCGGATTATCGCATCACTGAAGGAACGCCATTATCCAATCCATATTGGGAATATTCCCGCAACAAAATTGCTTGTGAAGAGTATTTGACTAAGCAGTACCGCGAGCAAGGCTTCCCCATCACGATTGTAAGGCCAAGCCATACGTATGACGAGCGCTCGATTCCGCTGGGTGTGCATGGCAATAACGGAAGCTGGCAGGTCGCTAGGCGTATGCTTGAAAATAAACCGGTCATCATCCATGGCGACGGCACGTCCCTCTGGACGATGACGCATAACAGCGATTTTGCCAAAGGCTTTATTGGCCTAATGGGGAACATCCATGCGATTGGCGAATCCGTGCATATCACGTCGGATGAGTCGGTGACCTGGAACCAGATTTATGAAACCATTGCGGATGCGCTCGGCGTAAAGCTGAATGCGGTGCATGTATCCTCTGATTTTCTCGCTGCGGGCAGCAAATATGATTTTCGGGGCGGCTTGCTGGGCGACAAGGCAAACTCCGTCGTCTTTGACAATGCGAAGCTGAAAAGGCTCGTTCCTGAATTTGTAGCTACGACGAGGCTTGATCAAGGCATCAAGCAGACGGTTGCCCACATTTTGGCCAATCCTGAGCATCAGAAGGAGGACGAGGAATTCGATCTTTGGTGCGATAAAGTAGTGAGTGCTCTGGCTGCTGCCGAAAAAGCTTTAGCCGAATAG
- a CDS encoding trifunctional transcriptional activator/DNA repair protein Ada/methylated-DNA--[protein]-cysteine S-methyltransferase, which translates to MIPAERYPECYRALIEKNTEYEGVFYVGVKTTGVFCRPTCPARKPKFENCEFYETAQQALLASFRPCQRCQPLSHPNQVSEVVRLLVEAVEQNPEKRWKGQDFKNLSVDESTARRQFKQRFGMTFVEYARARRMGIALKNIRAGQSVMDTQLTTGYESSSGFRDAFSRIMGAAPTLLEDGKVLKASWIDTRLGPMMAIGDEQHLYLLEFVDRRGLEREVERLRKRTKSAIIPGTTAAIQSIERELALYFDGKLTEFKTPLFLLGSPFQQSVWAQLVKIPPGETRSYSDIAAALGKPTAFRAVAQANGANQLAILIPCHRVINSNGELGGYGGGLSRKNWLLQHERQASC; encoded by the coding sequence ATGATACCTGCCGAACGTTATCCCGAATGCTATAGGGCCTTAATAGAGAAAAATACCGAATATGAGGGCGTTTTTTACGTTGGAGTCAAAACGACGGGCGTGTTTTGCCGTCCAACATGCCCCGCTCGCAAGCCTAAGTTTGAAAACTGCGAATTTTATGAGACGGCGCAGCAGGCTTTGCTTGCGTCTTTCCGTCCGTGCCAGCGCTGCCAGCCACTTTCCCATCCCAATCAAGTGTCAGAGGTCGTTCGCCTGCTCGTCGAAGCGGTAGAGCAAAACCCGGAAAAACGCTGGAAGGGCCAGGATTTCAAAAATCTATCCGTCGATGAATCAACGGCTCGCCGCCAGTTTAAGCAGCGCTTCGGCATGACCTTCGTCGAATATGCCCGTGCCCGCCGTATGGGCATCGCCTTGAAAAACATTAGAGCTGGCCAATCGGTTATGGATACGCAGCTCACGACTGGCTATGAATCCAGCAGCGGGTTTCGCGATGCTTTCTCCCGTATTATGGGCGCGGCACCTACTTTATTGGAGGATGGCAAAGTGCTGAAGGCGTCATGGATCGATACGCGGCTTGGGCCGATGATGGCGATTGGCGATGAGCAGCACTTGTATTTGTTGGAGTTTGTAGATCGGAGGGGCCTTGAGCGCGAGGTCGAGCGTCTGCGCAAAAGGACCAAATCCGCGATCATTCCCGGCACAACAGCAGCCATTCAGTCCATTGAACGGGAGCTGGCGCTTTATTTTGACGGGAAATTGACGGAATTCAAGACGCCGCTATTTTTATTAGGCTCGCCGTTTCAGCAAAGCGTGTGGGCACAGCTGGTGAAAATACCGCCGGGCGAAACTCGTTCTTATTCCGACATTGCGGCAGCACTTGGAAAGCCGACAGCCTTTCGCGCAGTCGCCCAGGCCAATGGAGCCAATCAGCTGGCTATCCTCATCCCCTGCCATCGCGTTATCAATTCAAACGGCGAATTGGGCGGCTATGGAGGCGGATTATCCCGAAAAAATTGGCTGCTCCAGCATGAGAGACAAGCATCATGCTGA
- a CDS encoding zinc ribbon domain-containing protein YjdM, producing MSSLPNCPQCQSPYTYEDGLMLVCPECAHEWNENAQDNANEDAKVVKDSNGNVLSDGDSVTVIKDLKVKGSSLVVKIGTKVKNIRLVEGDHDIDCKIDGFGAMKLKSEFVKKI from the coding sequence ATGTCTAGCTTGCCAAATTGTCCACAGTGCCAGTCGCCATATACATACGAGGATGGGCTGATGCTTGTTTGCCCGGAGTGCGCGCATGAATGGAATGAAAATGCACAGGATAATGCCAATGAAGATGCGAAGGTTGTAAAGGATTCGAACGGCAATGTGCTGAGCGACGGTGATTCGGTCACGGTCATTAAAGATTTGAAGGTCAAGGGCAGCTCGCTCGTCGTCAAAATCGGTACCAAGGTCAAAAACATCCGGCTCGTCGAAGGCGATCATGATATTGATTGCAAAATTGACGGTTTTGGCGCTATGAAGCTGAAATCGGAGTTTGTTAAAAAAATATAG